In the genome of Actinobacillus lignieresii, the window GGCGGAACAACCGCAATGGCATAATGAGTTTAAAGATCTACAACATCGCCCGCCACTTTTATTTATTAAGGCAGTTAAAAAAAATTAAGCAGCCAATCGACTGCTTAATACTCCTTATGAAAGAGGAAGTTTATAGTCCGGTGTCGGATCCATTTCCGGCATAATTTCTTTTTCCGGGTTTTCTACTTCTTCTTTAGATTGTTTCTCCGGCGAAGTGGTTTCTTTTGCTTTAGCCGGTTCTACCGGCGTTTCCGATTCTAACGGTTTCTCGGCTTGCGTTTCTTTAACCTCTTCCGCTTTTTTCTCTATTGCAACCGCTTCTTTATTAGGCTCTACGCTTTCTTTAGCTTGAGAGTTTTTTTCCGCTACCGCTGTTTGCGAATCAGTCGTCTTATGCTCAGTTACGGCTTCTTTTTTCGTTTCTACCGTTTTTTCAGCTTCTAACGGCTTTTGCTCAACCTGTTCTTTCACACCCGCTTTGTTCTGCGCCGAAGATTTATTCATAATCGGAGAAAGTAAGCTCGGTACTCCGATAGATTTTATCGCTTTAGTCGATTCTAATTTTGTCGATAATTGTTCGGAATCCACCGCTTGTTCCGTATGCGCCGTATCATCGCTCAATTCGGAAACCGCTGAAATATTTTCTTTGCTTGGCTCAAGCGACACTTCCTCTAAACTTTGCGTATATTCCAATGAACGATGAACCACTTGCTCGGCACCTTCCACTTTTTTAGTGATGAGCTTTTGGCTAAACTCAACTTTAGGATCGAGCCAAATCGCTAACATTGCATTATTAAACGCTCGATCAAATTCTTGCTCAATTACCTGATCGTTTAATACAAAATAGCCTTTATCCTCTAAAGCAATATAACTTAGCTCATCATCAGCTTTGATGTCCGGTAAAATCTTACGTAAGCGATCAATCACTTCATCTTGTTTCGGTAACGTAATACCTAAATCCGTCCATGATTTAGCAACGGAAATCGCAAAATCCCGACCGTCCACCGGCTTACTGTATTTTAAAGTCAGCATAATCGGGCGAGATTCTTGTTTGTATTCGCCTGTTTCGGTAAAAAGGGAGATATTATAAATTTTGAAAGGACCCCAAGTGTAATCAATATCATTAATTTTTTCCCACTTAGCGTAAGCCGCACCGCTCAATAAAGCTAAGAAAAAGGATAAGAGAGCTTTGTAACGCATTATTATTGTCCCTATAAAACAAGCTGAGGCAGTATTATACCTGAGCTAATATTAGAGTAAATTCATCAATCTATTCCAAAAGAAATATTTTGTGATCAGCTTCAAAAAATCAAAAGAAAATCAATGCCGAATAAATAAAAAGGAGTAGTATCAAACTAAACCAATTGATTAACTAAGACATAATAGGAGTTGTATATGTTCCCTGAATTTCGTGAATTAATTACTCAATTAAAGAATAGTGATACGCACTTTTCCCGTTTATTTGATAAACATAATGAGTTGGACCAACGGATTAAAAATATGGAATCAAATATCGAGCTTGCTACAAATGATGAAATAGAAGTTCTTAAAAGAGAAAAATTACATATTAAAGATGAATTATATGCAATTCTTAAGAAAAAATCCGCATAGTTTCATCAAGTTCAATATAAACGCTTAGATAATATATAAAAAAATACCCAGCTAAAAAGCTGGGTATTTCAGTTAATCATTACGATTATTATTCAGCAACTACGTTTACGGTAACTGCCGCATTCACTTCAGGGTGTAAGTGAACTTTAACTTCGTGTTCGCCGGTTGTGCGAAGCGGACCTTCACCTAAACGAACTTCTGATTTAGCTACTGCAACGCCTGCCGCTGTTAATGCATCAGCGATATCTTTTGCAGAGATTGAACCGAATAAACGACCGTCATCACCTGCTGTTGCAGATACTGATACTGCTGCGATTTCAGCAATTTTAGCTGCACGAGCTTGTGCTGCCGCTAACGCTTCAGCCGCTTTCGCTTCTAACTCGGCACGACGTGCTTCGAAGTGAGCGATGTTTGCTGCTGTTGCCATAACCGCTTTACCTTGTGGGATTAAGAAGTTACGTGCAAAACCTGATTTAACGGTTACTTGGTCGCCCACAGAACCTAAGTGAGCAACTTTATCTAATAAAATAACTTGCATTGTACTCGACCTCTCTATTACTGATGGTTGTCAGTGTATGGAAGTAACGCTAAGTAACGAGCGCGTTTGATTGCGCGAGCTAATTGACGTTGATACTTCGCACGAGTACCAGTGATACGGCTAGGAACAATCTTGCCGCTTTCAGAAATGTAGTTCTTTAATGTAGCGATATCTTTGTAATCGATCTCAACAACATTTTCCGCTGTGAAACGGCAGAACTTACGACGACGGAAATAACGTGCCATTTGGCTTCTCCTGATCTATAAATTCAATATGTTCGGCATGAACGACTAATTGGCTTAAACCGTTATAGTCTTTGTGAGTGTGGATAAATCCGTAAACTCTAATTTTATCGCCGAGCTTTATTTGTTGGGTTATTAAACTAAATTGATTGCCATTTAAAATCACTTGGATTTTACACCACGCTTGACGCTCTAAATTTACTTCGGTTTGAATTGAACGATGTTCAAGCCAAAAACGATAATTCGGAACCCCTAACGGGTTTTGGCTTTGCTTAACCGTTGAAGCGACCGAGCCGCTCAGAATTAAGCAATTATCAATCGGCGAATTACTCGCCAGCTTCCTCTGATTCAACTTCAGATACCGCTTCAGCAACTTTGCTTTCTTTCGCTTTCACCATTGGTGACGCTTCAGTTACTGCCGCTTTAGTGTGAACGATTAAGTTACGAAGAACTGCATCGTTATAACGGAAGTTAGTTTCTAACTCGTCGATTACACTTTGAGGTGCTTCTACATTCATTAACACGTAGTGTGCTTTGTGAAGTTTGTTGATTGGGTATGCTAATTGACGACGACCCCAATCTTCTAAGCGATGAACTTGACCGCCAGCTTCTTTAACAGACGCTGTGTAACGCTCAATCATTGCCGGTACTTGTTCGCTTTGGTCCGGGTGAACCATAAAAACGATTTCGTAGTGACGCATTGACTATCCTTACGGGTTAGCAGCCTCCAACTTTAGCCAGTCACCGACTTGTGGAAGCAAGGATTAAAAAACAAATGTGACTGAACGGCGGAATTATACGTGAATCTGTTGCTTTTGCAAGCAGAATTTATCGTTAATCCTGCCAATGTAAGAATGAGATTAATCACTTAATATAAAAATAGGTTTTATCTGATAAAAATACGAATAATAGTTCAGTATTTTGCAATCTTCTAGTACAATTGCGCAAACGTTTGCTTTTATTAATTTATAAGGAATCCAAATGAATGTATTAATTATTGGTAACGGTGGTCGTGAACACGCTTTAGCTTGGAAAGTTCGTCAATCGCCTTTAGTCAAAAAAGTTTTTGTCGCACCGGGGAATGCCGGTACTGCTCTGGAAGAAGGTATCGAAAATGTGGCAATCGCCGCAACTGATGTTCCTACATTAGTTGCTTTTGCGAAGGAAAACCAAATTGGCTTAACGATTGTTGGACCCGAAGCACCGCTTGTTATCGGTGTAGTTGATGCATTCCGAGCGAACGGCTTAAAAATCTTTGGCCCGACTCAAGCGGCGGCACAGTTAGAAGGTTCAAAAGCCTTTACTAAAGATTTCTTAGCTCGCCATCAGATTCCGACTGCCGAATATCAAAATTTTACCGAAGTTGAGCCGGCACTTGCTTATTTAAAACAAAAAGGTGCGCCGATTGTAATTAAAGCGGACGGTTTAGCTGCCGGTAAAGGCGTAATTGTTGCAATGACGCTCGAAGAAGCGGAAGAAGCGGTAAAAGATATGCTATCGGGCAACGCATTCGGCGAAGCCGGTAGCCGCGTAGTTATCGAAGAATTTTTAGACGGTGAAGAAGCCAGTTTTATCGTGATGGTGGACGGTAAAAACGTTGAGCCGATGGCGACCAGCCAAGATCACAAGCGTGTTGGCGAAGGAGATAAAGGTTTAAATACCGGCGGAATGGGGGCATACTCACCGGCTCCGGTCGTTACGCCGGAAATCCATAATCGTGTTATGCAAGAAGTCATTTACCCGACTGTGAAAGGTATGGCGGCGGAAGGCAATGCATATACCGGTTTCCTCTATGCCGGTTTAATGATTATGCCGAACGGACAGCCGAAAGTAATCGAATTCAACTGCCGTTTCGGCGATCCGGAAACCCAGCCGATTATGATGCGTTTAGAGTCGGATCTTGTACAACTTTGTTTAGCGGCTTGCGATGAAAAACTTGATACGATTAAATCAAAATGGTGTGAACAAGCGGCGTTAGGCATCGTGCTTGCAGCGGAAGGTTATCCGGGCGATTACCGTAAAGGCGACGAAATCAGCGGTATTCCAACTCAAGCACAAAAATCACAGAAAGTATTCCTTGCCGGTGTAGAGCAAAAAGACGGAAAATTAGTCACTAACGGCGGGCGTGTTTTATGTGCAACCGCATTAGGTAATTCGGTGTTTGATGCACAGCAACAAGCGTTAAAACTTGCCGAGCAAATTCAATGGCAAGGACGTTTCTATCGCTGTGATATCGGCCACCGTGCGGTGGCAAGAGAAAAAGCGTAATTTGCTTTTAAGCTAACAGCAAAAAATCAAGCGGTCTAATTGGTAAAATATTTTGCAAATTAGACCGCTTGTTATTTATTAATAAAAAAGACTAACGCTGTGCACTTTTCTCTAACTGTGTCCAGTTATAGAAACCGTAGAGCGAGTTAAGCAGATAAGCTCCGTACATTAAATACATCGCCGGTGTTTCCGCCCATAAGGCGATTGATAACACATTAAGTACAATCCACAATAACCATTGTTCACGATAGCGTAAAATCATCAGCAATTGTGCCGCTACGGTTGTGATAGTGGTAACGCCGTCTAAACCGGTCGAGCTACCGCCCGCCGCTTTGAGTGCTTGAATAAATAGAAAAGTCCCGATACCGATTGCCGCTAACAGAATAATCCAGCCTTTGACACTTAACGACTTGGCAATCACCGCTCCACCGCCTTGGCTGTCTTTTTGCATATTCGCTTGCCACACGAAGTAACCGATAAATTGCGCCGGCAAATACACATAAAGCACACTGTTCATTTCCCCGATAAAATTATTACCCCACGCTACATAAAAATAGGTATAAGCAAAAATTAGACCGAATAAATAGTTACTGACTTTCCCCTTACTGACCAATACAACACAGATGATACCGGCGATACCGGAAATCATTGCTAAGATAGAATCAGGTGCTTGTACATAAGCCCAAACTTGAGCGGCAATAAAGGCTACAAGCCAAATCACTTCAAAAGGTTTCCAGCCGGAAAGTTCTTGTTTAACAAAATTTGAAATTGTTTGCGTATTCATAACTCGACCTCCAAATATAATAAAACCTGTACCATTCTAAGTGAAAACAAATATTAATGTAAAATATAAATCACATAATTTCCGATAAATATAAAAAAATAGGGCTGCACAAACAGCCCTATTTCGATTATAGATTATTTAAACGTACGTCAATCAATACTTTATCTTGATTGGTTGCGCTCGCTTTCGCTTTTTCATAAACGCCTTTCGCCGAAGCCTTATCGCCTTTCGCCACCAGAATATCGCCGGTTAAGACTAATTTACGTTGCTCCCATACTTGATCCGTAATTTGACCTAAAGTCGCCAACGCATCATCATAATTTTTTAATTGATAATCCAGCGTTGCCAAACGGAAACGAATGATCGTTTGTAAGCTGGCATCACTTGTTGAAGCCAGTGCGCTTTGCAATACGGTTTTCGCCGTTGCAAAATCCGCTTTTTCAACCGCTTGTTTTGCCGATTCCAATTGTGAGAACACCGCATAACTCGAATCTTTATTCTCATTGATAAACTTCTCGACTAGCGGTTGGTTTTTCTCGGGATCTTGCAAATAGCTTTCCATAATATTTTGGTAGGTCGCCGAGGTTTGTTGCGCCGCCTGGACTTGGTGATTCTGCCAAAAGTTCCAGCCTAAAGTCGCCGCACAAGCAATGATGACGGCAACTAAAATCGGCGTACCGTTCTCTTTAAACCAATTTTTCGCCTCTTCAAACTGCTGTTCTTCCGTTTTATTTAAATATTCGTTACTCATTCATTTTTCCTAATGTTAAAAACGTTTTGTAAGTTCCGCGATTAAATCCGCTTGCGCGATTGTGACTTGTTCCGCACCGCTTTGTAAATCTTTTAGCACCACGGTTTGTTGTTCAACTTCGCTTTCGCCGATAACCAATGCGATTTGAGCTTCCACTTTATCCGCACGTTTAAATTGTTTTTTGAAGTTACCGCCCGAGCAGTGAGTCATCACACCTAATTGCGGTAATTCGCTACGGATTCGTTCCGCCATTTGGAACACATTTAAAGTCGCGCCTTCACCCGAATAAACCACATAGACATCAACCGCTTTCGGTAAGTTGATTTCTTTATTCACTTCTTGAACTAGCAGAACCAAACGCTCTAAGCCCATCGCAAAACCGACGCCTTGCGTTGCATGACCGCCGAGTTGTTCGACCAAGCCGTCATAACGACCGCCGCCGCATACCGTGCCTTGAGAACCTAATGCCGAAGTTACCCACTCGAATACGGTTTTATTGTAGTAATCCAAACCGCGTACCAGTTTCGGATTCACTTCATAAGTGATACCCATCGCATCTAGTAAATGACAAAGGTGCGCAAAATGCTCACGGCTGTCATCATCTAAGTAATCCAATAATTTCGGCGCATCATTAAGTACTTCTTGTAACGCTTGGTTTTTGGTATCAAGAATACGTAACGGATTTTTAACTAAGCGTTCTTTTTCTTCATCGCTCATTAAAGCGGTGTGATTTTCTAAGAATTTTACCAATGCCGAACGATAATTCGCACGAGCTTCAAGCGAACCGATAGAGTTTAATTGTAAAGACACGTGTTGATCGATGCCCAGTTCTTTCCATAAACGTGCGGTTAAAATAATTAATTCCGCATCAATTTCCGGATTAGGAATACCGAAAACCTCTACACCGGCTTGGTGGAATTGGCGGTAACGACCTTTTTGCGGACGCTCGTGACGGAACATTGGACCCATATACCATAAACGTTGTTCGTTATTGTAAATCCACCCGCGTTCGATCGCCGCACGCACGCAACCTGCCGTCCCTTCCGGACGAAGGGTTAATTGTTCGTCATTATCCCAGAAGGTGTACATTTCTTTTGAAACCACATCGGTCACTTCGCCGATTGCACGTGCGAAAAGCGGGGTGCTTTCGACAATCGGCATACGCACTTCGGAATAACCGTAACCGGCTAATACGTTACGTACTTTATTCTCAATCCACTGCCATAACGGCGATTCTGTCGGTGAGCAATCATTCATCCCACGAATTGCTTGAATATTTTTAGCCACTTTATTTTCCTTTTATTACGCTAAAACCACGGACAACACAAAATAGTACGGCTGGTAAATTTTTGAAGAAAATTGACCGCTTGTTTTACACAATATCCGTAAATCGGTGTCACCGTGGTTACTAAAATTAAATTTGTTCGATTTGAATTCGATTGTGTTGTTCGGCAACTCTTGCTCGAATTTTTGCTTCCAGTTGGTCAATTAATTTTTCATTATCGAAACGCTCTTTTTGGCGAACGCCATCAAGATAAAAACCGCTCATTTTATTGGAACCGGTTACCCCTAAATCGGAAATCAGCGCTTCACCCGGCCCGTTTACCACACAACCGATAATGGAAACGTCCATCGGAGTTAAAATATCTTCCAAACGTTGTTCCAACGCATTTACCGTAGCAATAACGTCGATTTCTTGACGTGAACAAGTCGGGCAAGCAATGAAGTTGATACCGCGAGAACGAATACGCAACGATTTTAAAATATCGAAACCGACTTTCACTTCTTCAACCGGATCCGCTGCAAGCGAAATACGCAACGTATCACCGATACCTTCAGACAGTAATAGTCCTAAACCGACTGCGGATTTGACCGAACCGGCTCTCGCACCGCCCGCTTCGGTAATGCCTAAATGCAACGGCTGTACGATTTGTTTGGCTAAAAGACGGTAAGATTCAACCGCTAGAAACACATCGGACGCTTTTACGCTCACTTTGAAGTTCTCAAAATTAAAGCGATCTAAAATATCTACGTGACGTAATGCCGATTCCAATAATGCCTGCGGAGTCGGCTCGCCGTATTTCTCTTGTAAATCACGTTCAAGTGAACCGGCATTCACACCGATTCGAATCGGAATATTTTTATCTTTCGCACAGTCCACAACGGCGCGAATACGCTCTTCGTTACCGATATTACCCGGATTGATACGTAAACAATCCACACCGTATTCCGCCACTTTTAATGCGATACGATAATCGAAATGAATATCCGCCACGAGCGGTACGTTCACTTGCTGTTTAATCACTTTAAACGCTTCCGCCGCATCCATAGTCGGTACCGAAACGCGTACGATATCCGCACCGACACGCTCAAGCGATTTGATTTGTGCAACGGTAGCTTCCACATCGGTGGTACGCGTATTGGTCATCGACTGCACCGAAATCGGCGCATCGCCGCCGACTGCGACATTCCCCACCCAAATCTTTTTAGATTCGCGACGTTTAATTGGCGATTGATGAATTGACATTTCCAATCCTTATTGTGCTAAAGGTAATCTAATACGAGCGACACGCCCGTCAATTTTTAACGGTACTTCTTGGCCTTTATAATAAAGTTTTACATTCGCCGGCGCACCAATGGTTAAACGATACTGTTCATCGCCGTTAAATGTCAGCACTTCACCGTTACTATATAATTTTTCCGCTAAACTTTTCTTACTCTTACTGCCTTTTACCGTGATCCAGCTTTCTTTACCGGTAATTTCGATACGTAACTCATCATTACCGACGGCAGCCGCTTGAGGTTGTTCCGCTGCCGGTTCAATAGCCGGTTGTTGTAACACATTAACCGCTTCGGTTGTCGCTTCCGGCATAACGCTAACTTGCGGTTGTTCTGTAGCCGCAGCCGTATTTAGCGCATTATTTTCCGTTGGCATCGGTGAGGTAGTTTCCGCTTTAGGCGTTTCCATAACAGGTGCAACGGCTACAGGTGCAGGCGGTGTTTCTACCACAGGGGCGGTAATTGGCGCAGTAACCTGTGTCGCCGTCGGCTCTACAACGGAACTGCTTACAATATGTTCTCGGCTTTCTTGTTCTTTTTGGTAATCTTGCCACCACCAAAGTAACGTCATCCCCACCGCACCTAATAAGACAAGAATAGTAAGATACTTCACCCATTTCGTTTGAGATTTTTGCACGACTTTAGGCGAAGGCGTTTTAACCGCGTCTTTAGGAATAATCACCTCGCCGTAATTTACGGTCGAAACCAAGGCTTCCGGCAGACGTAAGAAGCGTAAATAATTACGCACATAACCGCGTACGAAGGTCGGCGCTACATTTTGTAAAATAAAAATATCGTTTTCTAAAGACTCGATGTGAGATTTTTTTAAATTCGTTTTTTTGGCGACATCCTCAATGCTTAAATGCAACGCTTCACGCGCTTGTTTCAGCTTTTGTCCTAAAGGAATATCTTGATTTTCTTGCATTGGATGAGTTGATTCGGTCATAACGAGGCTCTTGATTAAAAAATTACAAAAAATTATTCGGAAGTTTAAAGATGTCACGCTTGTTTTGCAATCTTAACTCGCAATTTTGCACGAAAAATTTTCTTACCATGAATATTTTCGGCAAATTTATTCCATAGAATAAAAGAATTATCAAAATCTCTGATATAAACCAAAGATTATGCCGGTAAAAGGCGTAGAATATATTTCGCACTTTAGTCATTGTGCTAAAGCATGCTCGAAATATAGAAATAAAAAATATAGAAATAAGTGGTACCCATAATGATTTCCGAAAAAGATAAAACCCGTTTATTTAAACAAAATTTTGCCTCCGGTTTAGTCGTATTTTTAGTCGCCTTACCTCTATGTCTCGGTATCGCATTGGCGTCGGGCGCACCGCCGCTTTCGGGAGTCGTATCAGGTATTATCGGCGGTATCGTTATCGGCGCATTGAGTTCGTCACATATCAGCGTGGCAGGGCCTGCCGCCGGGTTGGTTGCGATTGTGCTTGCGGCGATTACTCAATTAGGCTCATTCGAATTATTTCTTTGCGCAGGTATCGTCGCCGGCGTTATTCAACTCTCGCTCGGTTTTTTACGTGCCGGCAGTATTACCAACTATATTCCGATTGCAGTGATTGAAGGGATGTTAGCCGGTATCGGTATTTTAATTATTTTCTCGCAACTGCCGTACGCATTGGGGAATAAACAATTCTTCCAAGAACTGAGCCAATCCTTTATTAATATTCATCTAGGCTCGTTCAGCATTGCTCTGCTTTCGCTGTTTCTTATGTTGGGTTGGGACTCTTCCCCTACGCTCAAAAAAATTAAAATGCTTCCTTCGGCATTAATTGCGGTAATTATCAGTATTTGTCTGAATCGCTTATTTATCGGTATGGACAGCTCACTAGCCATTCCTGCAACACAGCTCGTCCAGTTACCAATTCCTAATTCTTGGGCGGAAATGAGCGATTTAATTCGTTTTCCGGATTTTGCCGGTTTCAGTTCGTCAATTGTCTGGGTAACCGGTGCAACCATGGCGATTGTCGCCTCAATCGAAACGTTATTATCAATTGAAGCCGCCGACCGTTTAGACAGTAAACGCCGCATTACCGATACCAACCAAGAATTACGCGCGCAAGGGGTGGGCAATATTGTTTCTTCCGTATTAGGCGGCTTACCGATTACTGCCGTGATCGTACGTTCTTCCGCTAACGCCAATGCCGGTGCAACCCACAAATTATCCAGTATCATTCACGGTGTTTTATTGTTGGTCTGTGTTTTAGCGATTCCGAGCATTTTAAATCAAATTCCGCTAGCCACTTTATCTGCCGTCTTAATTTTGGTCGGTTATAAATTGGCTCGTCCAACGGTTTTCAAACACTTCTGGCATAAAGGGATTTATCAGTTTATTCCGTTTGTGGCAACGGCAGCGGCAGTGGTAGCGTTTGATTTACTCAAAGGGGTCGGATTGGGCTTAGTGATTAGTATTATCTTTTTATTACAAGGTAATATGAAGCGAGCTTACTATTTAAGCCGTGAAGAATTGGAAGACGCAAGTTACATCAAAATGCAGCTTTCCGAAGAAGTTTCTTTCTTAAATAAAGCGGCGATTAAAAAGACCTTAAAAAATATTCGCCCGAATTCTAAAGTGATTATTGATGCCTCTCGCACCTCTTATATAGCTTCGGACGTATTAGAATTAATTGAAGATTTCGCCAATATTACCGCACGAGAAAATCATATTCGCGTGTATTTAAAAGGCTTTAAATCCGATTACAATAACCAAGAAATCGACCACGCCAGCCACGTCAAAGTGGAACACGGTAGCCGAATTTAGATATTATTCTGAACCACGGAAAATACCGAATACACAGAATAAAAGAGAATTTGTCGTGCGTAGGCTACAAATAAACAAGCGGTCTGATTTTGCAAATTTCTTACAAAATCAGACCGCTTGATCTTATCCAAATCTCCAAAGATAGTACTCAACTCCTGTCGAGTGCTACTCGTTAATTGATATATAAGTAAAAAATTAAAGACACTCGTCAAAGACTAGTACCATCACAAAGTGTTCTAGAGCCACAGAGTGGCTCACTCAGCCGTAGGCTGATCGTAACCACGTACGGCTTGCCGTGCGTGGTAAAACTAAGCCCCTAAATTTACTTTAGCCGCTTCAATCGCTTCACGGACACGTTCTGGATTTACCCCGCCTTTCGCGCTACGTTTTTCTAAACAAGATTCTAACGAAAGAATCGGGTAAACGTCTTCATCAATCACCGGGTGGAACTGTTTAAATTCCGCTACGCTTAACGCTTCCAACGGTTCACGTTTGCTGATGGCATAAACTACCGCTTCACCCACGATATGATGCGCTTCACGGAACGGAATACCTTTCGCCACTAAATAATCGGCAAGTTCGGTCGCATTGGAATAACCTTGCTGTGCCGCTTCACGGGTACGTTCTACGTTTACATTGATATCTTCCAACACTAACGCCCCAATCTCTAAGCAAGCCTGCCAGGTTTCCATCGCATCAAAGATGCCCTCTTTGTCCTCTTGCATATCTTTATTATATGCAAGCGGTAAGCCTTTTAAGGTAGTGAGTAAACCTGATAATGCCCCGAAAACACGGCCTGATTTACCACGAATTAGCTCACACGCATCCGGATTTTTCTTTTGCGGCATTAATGAAGAACCGGAAGTAACACGATCCGATAATTCCAAGAACGCTGATTCACCACTATTAAAGAAAATAAGATCTTCAGCAAAACGTGATAAATGCACCATACTGATCGAAGCGGTTGAGAGCAATTCCAACACGTGGTCACGATCCGAAACCGAATCCAAACTGTTACGTGTACTAATCGCAAAGCCGAGATCCTGCGCAAGCGCATCACGATCAATTGAATACGCCGTGCCGGCTAATGCGCCTGAACCTAACGGGCAGGTGTGCATACGTTTATAAGCATCGGTTAAACGGCTGAAATCACGCTCTAACATTTCGTAATACGCCATACACCAGTGTGCAAAAGTAATCGGCTGCGCACGTTGCAAATGGGTATAACCCGGCATCACCGCATTTTGATTTGCTTCGGCGGTTTCAACCAATTTGTGTTGTAAGTTACGGATACGCTCTTGCAATACGACCGCTTGTACTTTACACCACATTTTCATATCCACCGCAACTTGGTCGTTACGACTACGACCGGTGTGAAGCTTTTTACCTAAATCGCCCACTTTTTCGATCAGTTTCGACTCAACCCAGCTATGAATATCTTCCGCATCATCACGTAAAATAATAGCAATATTCGGCTCGATTTCCGCACGTAATTCTTTTAATGCCGCCACTAATTGTTGGTGTTCTTGCTCGGTTAAAATGCCAACCGAAGTAATCGCTTTCGCCCAACCGATTGAACCGTCAATATCTTGTAATGCTAAACGATAGTCAAAACGTAACGAGTCATTGAAAAATTTAAATTTTGCATCAGCTTCTTGTTTAAAACGTCCACCCCAAAGTGCCATATTGTGTTCCTTTTCGCTTCTTTAATCTTCTTAAAAGATGTCCTGTACATTTGAATAGGGATATTTTGCATAAATATGCAAAATTATTCAATAATTATTTATTGCAAGCGGTGAAATTTCCCCGTTTTTTTGCAATTTGTATGATTTACATACAGAAAATTGTAAATGTAGGCGAGTTAGATAGAGAGATCAAGAGATTTAAAGGCTATTTAGCAAAACAAAAAGCGGTGAAATTTGCAAAATATTTTACAAATTCCACCGCTTGTCATCTCAAATTTTTCTTACAACTTGATTTTCTGCCCATTACTTGCACTTTCAAATGCCGCTTCGATAATCTGTAAAACCAATATCACTTCCGCTAATTTAACGATAGGTTCAATACCTGCGGTAATCGTTTGATACAAATCATCTAGCAAATTTTGATAACTGGCTTGCGCATTCGGATAAGGCTTACGAATGACTGCGCCGTCAATTTCCGTATGCAATACGCCCCATTCGCTTTCCGGCTCAACGTTCCAATCACCAATCGGCATCACTCCGCTGTTTAAATGCGTTTCTTGGCTGTCGAGCGATTTTTTCACATAAGAACCGTTTTTACCGTGTAATACGAAGGTCGGACTTGGCTCTCGTGCGTATTTAGATGCTTGTAAGGCAACCTTTAAGCCGTTTGCATAATAAAGATGTATATCGAAGTTATCGTCCACCAATGCGCCGTCGTGTTGATAACGAATATCGGCAAAC includes:
- the argH gene encoding argininosuccinate lyase, producing the protein MALWGGRFKQEADAKFKFFNDSLRFDYRLALQDIDGSIGWAKAITSVGILTEQEHQQLVAALKELRAEIEPNIAIILRDDAEDIHSWVESKLIEKVGDLGKKLHTGRSRNDQVAVDMKMWCKVQAVVLQERIRNLQHKLVETAEANQNAVMPGYTHLQRAQPITFAHWCMAYYEMLERDFSRLTDAYKRMHTCPLGSGALAGTAYSIDRDALAQDLGFAISTRNSLDSVSDRDHVLELLSTASISMVHLSRFAEDLIFFNSGESAFLELSDRVTSGSSLMPQKKNPDACELIRGKSGRVFGALSGLLTTLKGLPLAYNKDMQEDKEGIFDAMETWQACLEIGALVLEDINVNVERTREAAQQGYSNATELADYLVAKGIPFREAHHIVGEAVVYAISKREPLEALSVAEFKQFHPVIDEDVYPILSLESCLEKRSAKGGVNPERVREAIEAAKVNLGA